The nucleotide window CGCAAAATCGGTGATTCGGACGTGCAAGTCCGGCCTGGTGCACAATCGTTTATGGCTATTCATCGAGTGTTTTCTTATGCTCGCGAATCGTTATGGCGACTGTGCGTGGGAGACCTTCGGGTCTGCCGGATACTCCGGGCCGGTCTTGCACACCTATGCACAGTTGCCACCTCTTTCGAAGTGCGAGCGAAACGGTGTCAGCTCCTATTACCGGAAGATACCTATGATCAAGCCAACACCGAATCCCCCAGAAAACCCAGCCACATCCCCCTACGAATCCTTCGATTCCAGAAAACTCCACGAAGCCGCCGAACGCGCCCTCGACCACCATTTCGCCCCGCCACCCAACGAAAAACCCAAGCGCAAAGGCAAGCTCTTCACCGTCTCCCCCGACATCGACACCGAAGCCCTCCTGGCCAACGCCTCAGAAGACCTGAAGTCCATCAGCGCCATCGCCGCCGACCTGGCTGATGACATCGACGGCACCCGCCGCTCAGTCGCCCTGGCGCTGAGCAGAATGGCCGATGGGGTGCAATTGTTAGTGGAGAGAGCACTGGATCACATTGATTCGCCGAATCCGGCGGAGCATCGGGCGAAGGCATAAAGGGACCACAGAAAGAAAAAGGGGACGTTGAGTCCCCTTTCTCAATGATCTCGACTCACCACTGACAGCCTGTCTCTGGTGACGCCTCCATGCTGATATCTTGATCGAACGAATACTTCTTGCCGGATTTGTAATTCGTGTAGGTCATCCCATAGATACGAGCCCCCTGACTGACCATCTCATACTCACCCGTCAGCGCCCCCTCGGAAACTTCCACCCAAGTTGTCGTGAATTCATAGGGCCGATCCTCTGCCAGGATTTCTTGCTCGGTGCTTCGATGGACTAGAGAAATGGCCTTCTTCGACTTGCTATACCTAACCCCCGCGCCGCCCCATTGGGTGACCGAGTCGTAATAGGTTCTGAATTCGAAATTGATGTTTTTGCCTTCCAGCGAACGGAAACAAGAGACCTGTGTTGTGATCTCACTGCGGGCCGTCAGCGGCAATACCAACAACAGCATTAAAAATAACCTCTTCACCAATCCCTCTGATCTCATTTTTTTGAAAACGATGACGTGCTCTCAGTAGCGCTTACCGCATGTCTAAAGTGAAAAATCCGAGACCTCTGCAAGCCGCCAACATTGCCCACGAACAAACCGGTACTCGAAGACATAATCGGTATTCGGCTTCTGCAGGATCGCCGTGGCGTTGTTGCCCCGCTCTTCCTTGACGGTCAACGTAAGACCATCGACCTCTCGTTTCACGCGATCCGGGATGATTGGAAACTTGATCTGATCGCCGCTGACACTGCGCTTTTCCATCTCAGGCTCGGGATCGCCGGCCACGGTGGTGACCATTTGCAGCGGCTGTTGTACGAATGCTTTTTGCACGTCTGTGCGCTCGGAGAAGGCTGCGAGGAACGTGGAAAATTCGGTTGAGGGACAAGTGACATTAGCCACGTCACCACCGGTTTTCAGAGGTTCTCGGATCAGGCCAAGTTGTTGTTTCTGATCCGCAATCATCTTTTCATCCTGGGCCGCCAGAAACTTCTTAATACTCGCAGCATCTTTGTATGCGCACTCCACGTCTATCCCTTTATCCAAATCGCGACCTTCGTAACAGTTCTGCAATTCCGGGGGATAGGCATTGCCGCGAAGAAACTCCAACGACAATCGGTCGCCATTCTTCACGAGGTGCAGCTCTTGGGTTGAATAGGAAACACCTTGGAATCCATTGTTCGACTCAGGTGTTTCCGTCAGAACAAACATGGACTTCCCCGCTCGCTCAGGGAATTTGCGCTCGAAGAAGAACACCGAGGCAATTTGTTCGCCTTCGACCTTCCACACATAATTCAGCGAAGGCTTCACCGCATTCATGGGTGCGTAGAAAATTTCAGCATCAGGCACATGCACGCCCCCAACCAGACCTTTAAGGTTGTTCTTCAAAAAGAACACCGTGATCTTTTGATCACCCAACGAAGCAACCACCGGCGGATGCAGCTCGCCGATGGTTTGTGGGTCACTTGCCGATGCCGGTTGAGCCGACAAACCGACCATGCATCCGAGCGCAGCAATAAAACTTAAGAGCCTGGCCAATTCCACCCACTTCCTTATTGATCAATCTTCAAATGTTTACGCTGATGGTTTCACGCTGCCTCAGGTGCGCCGCACTTCAGTTCTTTGATTTGCTCATTCTGAATCGGAATCACGCATGAGAGCTGCTTCTCTCCGTCCCCACGAAGCTCGAACAAGCTGAGCGTCAGGTGTAAACCATCGGCAGCAAATGCATGATCCTCAAACAAGGCACTGGCATAGCCATCCCAAAACGATTTGCCGTCAAAACTGCAAAACCGCTCGGAGGACAGCACTCTCCAGCCGCCGTTGGGCGCCAGAATCTGAACCGTCAAACAAGGGCTGCCAAAGGTGCTGACATAACGCGCCACGACATCGCCGAAGCGCTGGGAGCCGGACAGGAACACCTTGTTGAGATCAACCACATTACCCGGTTCATCCGCGACGATAGTGTCCAGATAAGCCGCACGCTCCAGGCTCATTCTGGCCATGCAGTTGTTGATAGTCGTAACATGCAGCGCCACACCGGGCTCGCTTTCCGTGGCTTCGAGCGGGCACGTGGTGTCGCGCAGCTTGATCCACGCGCGTTGGGCCTCTCTGGCCATCGCCATCAACGCCTTGCCCTGTTCAGGGTCGCGCCGCTGCTGAGACTCGAACCGCGCAAGCAGTTTCTTGTAACTAGCATTGAGCTGTGCGTCGGCTTCTTTGCGTGCCGCTTCCACGCACAGATCGATCTGCCAGCTCACGGTGGTCTCTTTGCATTCGTCCTTGGCCATCGCGATGGAGGCAAACAGGCATCCAAAGGAAAACGCGATAAACCGGATTAACATGTTCAATTTTTCAGTCCCTGATTTTCAGATCGCGCAGTTACGCGTTGCGGAATTTTCTGCGCCTTGCCTTCTGCGCTCATCGCGTCGCGGTACTGGCGGTAATAGCGCTGCGCTTCGTCCTTGCGACCAAGGCGCCACAGTGAATCAGCCATGTTCAACATCAACACCGTGCGCTTGCCGACCGCCTCGACGCCTCGATAAAACTTCAGTGCGAACTCATCGTTACCGCCCTCGGCCAGGTAAAAACCCAGGTCGTTGAACGCCTGAACATTTTGCGCCGGGGGATGACACGCCATGTAGGATTCCGGACTTAAAAAGCTCAGGCTCCATTCGATGGACTCTGCGCGGGACTGCGCCGGCTCGATGCCCGAGACATGTTTCAGCAGGTCCTTTGGGGACTGCGTCTCCAGGGCGGGATTGAGCACTTCGCCGTCTGCGGAAACCCACTGATTGCCCACCCATTTACCGACACAAAAGCTGGCAGAACGCTCAGCCAGCACGCAGCCGGTCTCCATCGAGATCACATCGCAATGCTGTTGCGATACCAGTTTTTCTTCACCACTCTCGACCGACAACATGCCGAAGCTCACCGGGTCGAGCAACAAGGTTTTCTTGTCAGGACTGAGCCAGTCGGAGTGCCCATCGGCGCCAACGTCGGAGCCGAAGAGTGGGAAGGTTTTGCCGTTTGCGGTGAACCAGGCGGTCGCCGACTCCACACCGGGCATCGTCCATTTTGTCGCTCGAAACGTCACTGTGCGCCCGTCGATACCGACTATTGGCGGATCTTCGGCAAAGGCACTGGCGGCGATGAACAGACTGCCGATCATCAGCACCCACTTAAGGCTGGCCATAGCCGATCCTTTTCACTGCAGGGCTTTCCGATTGCAGTTGTCTCTTCGTGACGCCATACACCTTGATCAGCTCTTCCCAGGAACCCTTCGAACCAAAAGAGCGCTGGTTATTATCGAAGCTGTATTGCTCCAGTCGCCCGGCTGTCGAGTAATAACCGCGCCACTCCGGGCAGGCACCGCAACCGCCGTAGCCGCCGATTGAAACAAGGCTGCCCTTGCTGCCTGTCACGCAATCCATCGCCACCACCACGTTGTTCAACATCTTCGTCTTCGTACCGTCGGACGTGAGTTGTAAAACTTTGCCAATATTACGCCGAAGTACTTTGCCGCCGATGTTGATGGTCTGGTCGGAACAGACCGGGATTACATGGGTTTCCGTGTCTTCCACCGTTACTGTTCGGCAAGACGAGACCAGCACCACTTCGACGCCGCCACACTGCATCACATCGCGCTGGGTATAAGCATCCGCTGGCGCAGCGAAAGCCGGGAACGAGAGCAGCAATGACAGGCCGCCGGCAAAAAAAAGCTGATTCATTGAGTATTCCTTGTCGCCGTCAACCGGCCTTGTTGTCCTGCCAGACACTTTGCGTAGCCGTCGGCGATACCGGCTCATCTCATCAGCCTTAATCAAGCGGCGGCGATTCTGCGTCAACCATCGTCAGCAGTCGAAACTCGTTGTCCACAAACTCGTAGTAACGGTCCCGGTTACGGCTTTCCAGCGCATTCCCCTGGGCGTCTTCTTCGCCGTCGAGCGTCAGGCCAGAAACGATGATCAAGCGGCTATCGGGCTGGTAGGACATGTCGAAAGTGCTGCCGTCGTAAGCATTTGGCAGCCCGCCGGTAACCTCTCCGGTGCGCGCGTCCAGCACTTCGCCGCAAATGGCGCCGCCGCCACAGCCGAGCCGGTGCAGGATGTAATGGCCGGCGAAGTTGACTTTGCCCTGGAGGGCTTTGGCTCGGGCGCTGTCCATCGCTGGACTGCTGTTTTCCTGCGGCACAAGTTCATGATGAGTGCCGGTGAAA belongs to Pseudomonas sp. B21-015 and includes:
- a CDS encoding DUF6124 family protein, with product MIKPTPNPPENPATSPYESFDSRKLHEAAERALDHHFAPPPNEKPKRKGKLFTVSPDIDTEALLANASEDLKSISAIAADLADDIDGTRRSVALALSRMADGVQLLVERALDHIDSPNPAEHRAKA
- a CDS encoding type IV pilus biogenesis/stability protein PilW, with the translated sequence MASLKWVLMIGSLFIAASAFAEDPPIVGIDGRTVTFRATKWTMPGVESATAWFTANGKTFPLFGSDVGADGHSDWLSPDKKTLLLDPVSFGMLSVESGEEKLVSQQHCDVISMETGCVLAERSASFCVGKWVGNQWVSADGEVLNPALETQSPKDLLKHVSGIEPAQSRAESIEWSLSFLSPESYMACHPPAQNVQAFNDLGFYLAEGGNDEFALKFYRGVEAVGKRTVLMLNMADSLWRLGRKDEAQRYYRQYRDAMSAEGKAQKIPQRVTARSENQGLKN
- a CDS encoding lysozyme inhibitor LprI family protein codes for the protein MLIRFIAFSFGCLFASIAMAKDECKETTVSWQIDLCVEAARKEADAQLNASYKKLLARFESQQRRDPEQGKALMAMAREAQRAWIKLRDTTCPLEATESEPGVALHVTTINNCMARMSLERAAYLDTIVADEPGNVVDLNKVFLSGSQRFGDVVARYVSTFGSPCLTVQILAPNGGWRVLSSERFCSFDGKSFWDGYASALFEDHAFAADGLHLTLSLFELRGDGEKQLSCVIPIQNEQIKELKCGAPEAA